A stretch of DNA from Pseudoalteromonas sp. A25:
TGGCCGTTCCCAAATTTAATAAAAAAATAATTTAAGTTCCCTAAACTGTGACCGATAAGGTAGGCTATAATCTCATGTTAATGGCAAGTACACGGAAGAGCGAAATTACTTGTCTGTAAAAACAATAAGTAAAACCAAAGTGTAACTAGGACGTTAACTCAAAGGAACTGGTTACAACAATAATGATTGGAACAATCTAGCTATGTCGCTCACTCAGTTTTCAGACGCATTTATTACCAGCAGCTTTAACTCTGAACACTACGAACTGCTTCACAAGATAGGCGAAGGTGGTTTTGGTAAAGTTTTTAAAGCAAAACATAAAAACACCAACCAATTGGTGGCGATTAAGTTTCTGGCCATCGAACCGCACTGCGAAGAACAAAAAAAACAACGTTATATAGAGCGTTTTAAACGCGAAACAGAACTTAGCAGCCAGCTACAACACCCACACATTGTGCGCTTGCTTGATAGAGGTCAGGTTAACGACAATATTCTATACGGCGTATTTGAGTATGTTGAAGGTGTAACCCTTCGTGAATACCTAACCACCGAACATGCTCTAGATTCTGTTACAGCGACCGATGTGATGCTGCAAGTGCTTGATGCACTTATTCATGCACACAGTAAAGGCATAATACACCGCGATATAAAACCCGCTAACATTATGCTCAGCAAAATGGGCGCTAAAACCTACGCAAAAATTTTGGACTTTGGTATTGGTACGCTGGCTCAAGATACCCGTGCCGTTGACTATCACACACTTACATTAACCCAAGAGACTTTAGGTACACCATCATACAGTGCTCCCGAGCAACTGCGCGGTGAGCCTGCATCAGCTAAATCTGATCTTTATGTGTGGGGCTTAGTATATTTAGAATGTTTAACTGGCTTACCAGCGGTTACGGGTAACAGCATTGCCTCTATTTATCATAAACAATTGAGCGATGTACACATTCCTATCCCAAGTGCTTTATTGGGCCATCCAATTGCAGAGCTGTTACGCCGAGTATTACATAAAAATGCCACCGAGCGCGTGGTAACCGGCGCTGAAGTATACTCAGAGCTTGCCAACATTAATGTATCAAACCTTGTAGGTGTGCTGGCTGATGCCAGTGCCAGACATGGTTTTGACGATACCACCGTGATGATCCGCGATGACGACCCAAACCACCGTGCCATTGCTGATTACACCGCACTCACTGAGCGTAAACAGCTAACCGTGTTAGCAGTTAGGCTAAGCGTTAAAGCGTTGAATAATAATGATAAAGACTATGACGTAATTGATGCGGTTTATAAGTCTCAACGTAATCACCTCATTGATATTGCTACCCGCTATGGCGCTTATCATGTGGGTAACTTAGCCGATACCTGTTTATTTTATTTTGGTTACCCCATTGCCAGTGATAACGACACGCGCTTATGCGCACGTACTGCCCTTGAAATGGTTGGCGAATTAACCAAACGTAATGCGCTGATGCAAGAGGCGCACAACGTAGCAATTAACGCCCATGTGGGTATTCATACCGGCGTATTCATCACGTACGCCAACTCAGTACCTGAAGGCCATAATGCCAACATTGCCATCGCGCTTTCGCGCGAAGCGGGCGAAAAACAGATTTTATGTACCTTTGAGTCTCGCTCAATTTTAGATGCCTATTCAGAATTTAATACCTACGGGCAAGTGCAGCTAGGTCCAATTTTCGAACCTGTCACCATTTTCAACTTAATGGGTGAACGTCGTGTTGAAGCATTTGGCTTTATGCGTGGTACGCGTAACCACCATGAGCTAATTGGCCGCCACGCTGAGCTTGAACAAACACTGTCGATTATTAACGCCCAGAATCAACAAACTCGCATTGCGCACATTCATGGTGAAGCCGGTATTGGTAAATCGCGCTTATTGCAGGAAATAAGAGCCAATGCCCCGCAATATCAGCACCTAGTTGCACAATGTTTGCCTGAGCACCAAAACAACGCGCTCTACCCTATTTTAACTTTGATCAGGTATTTGTATAACACGCCAAGTTTAGATGTTGACTCAGCTTCAACGCTTTTCAGTAACTTGCTAGAAAAGCAAAATAGTGCGCTTAACATCGACCAAGCACTGCCTATTTTGCTTGTTTGGTTAAACATAGACTTGGGTGACAAGCTACAACCGTCAGCGCTAGCTCCCGAGGCACAAAAAGAACTCTTATTCGAAAGCTTAAGTGCCTTGCTATTAACGAACCAGCATAGCCTCAGCGATCACAAACTCTATATTGTGGAAGATATTCACTGGGCAGACAGCTCAACGTTAGAATTTTT
This window harbors:
- a CDS encoding TOMM system kinase/cyclase fusion protein, producing MSLTQFSDAFITSSFNSEHYELLHKIGEGGFGKVFKAKHKNTNQLVAIKFLAIEPHCEEQKKQRYIERFKRETELSSQLQHPHIVRLLDRGQVNDNILYGVFEYVEGVTLREYLTTEHALDSVTATDVMLQVLDALIHAHSKGIIHRDIKPANIMLSKMGAKTYAKILDFGIGTLAQDTRAVDYHTLTLTQETLGTPSYSAPEQLRGEPASAKSDLYVWGLVYLECLTGLPAVTGNSIASIYHKQLSDVHIPIPSALLGHPIAELLRRVLHKNATERVVTGAEVYSELANINVSNLVGVLADASARHGFDDTTVMIRDDDPNHRAIADYTALTERKQLTVLAVRLSVKALNNNDKDYDVIDAVYKSQRNHLIDIATRYGAYHVGNLADTCLFYFGYPIASDNDTRLCARTALEMVGELTKRNALMQEAHNVAINAHVGIHTGVFITYANSVPEGHNANIAIALSREAGEKQILCTFESRSILDAYSEFNTYGQVQLGPIFEPVTIFNLMGERRVEAFGFMRGTRNHHELIGRHAELEQTLSIINAQNQQTRIAHIHGEAGIGKSRLLQEIRANAPQYQHLVAQCLPEHQNNALYPILTLIRYLYNTPSLDVDSASTLFSNLLEKQNSALNIDQALPILLVWLNIDLGDKLQPSALAPEAQKELLFESLSALLLTNQHSLSDHKLYIVEDIHWADSSTLEFLHHFAQQLTQGHVLLSTSRQNIPTVLQDLTLLEVNLKKLTEQATEDFIVKLFDGHSVSRNVLDILVSRTDGIPLFIEELVGMLKQKGLVADSANNIDFVNPDKLDQVPTSLRESLQQKLDSLQFAKETAQLAATIGREFEYDLLVAASPLSENQIQNDLKELMENDLIIHQRRVDNDSYIFKHALVRDAAYESMDTEKILDYASKIYVHLITLNDSSEDLTRIIRLAQFAELAGKLKNAVELFSHAGNLSFKLPHGKLQAHSLYNKALSIVKLDNNKDDMVWDKFNLYSQIGLCEILLKGWNDPATAQYFNECLHLVNTIDDLELAMKMSKNAFMYHYARAELKLAEQYSSQINALNVNDNPIYQLIYLECQAQVKFISGEYEAVINIAAMADEIEHKNGVLDTQKFGHDSVLVCRSFASFALCLSGNIPQAYDLMSDVLEESETRSTPDVISSFHGQLGLLSLFSFLSSGDEKNLEQCLTHSKLGASLSARYGFKFYELFNLLNLACAEAFKFPSVQGVEVIESRLEAMLGLPIHAPFYLYTSLRICNLIGCENKLNYINQKFTQSLHASDVQYINTFLQENQPSC